From the Maioricimonas rarisocia genome, one window contains:
- a CDS encoding aminotransferase class V-fold PLP-dependent enzyme: MTSADGPASGDALSGFDWEQHRAAWSLQEGVTYLNHGSFGPSPLVVQTERERWSRELERQPMDFLVRRLEPLLDDALAALGRFLGSRPDELTFVPNATVGMNIVANNVQLQPGDEVLLTDHEYGAVIRIWGRFCQAAGARTVLARLPLPLTSVDDVVDTLFEQVTDRTKLIVVSHVTSQTATILPVAAICRRARERGIAVCVDGPHAPAQVPVDLREIDCDYYTASLHKWVSAPFGSGFLYVRPRHKQGLKPAITSWGRSLSGRDPAWQDEFHWFGTYDPAPFLAVPAAVRFLEEIGLDRFRQQTHALVRSARERIMAVTGGEPLTADSPDWYGSMVTLPLPNVPRSDAWPGKPHPLQVALWERYRIEVPVFEWQNRLCLRISCHLYNTPTDIDRLVEALSELV; encoded by the coding sequence TGACGGGCCTGCGAGCGGCGACGCCCTCTCCGGATTCGACTGGGAGCAGCACCGCGCTGCATGGTCCCTGCAGGAAGGGGTGACGTACCTCAACCACGGATCCTTCGGCCCTTCGCCGCTGGTCGTCCAGACAGAGCGGGAGCGCTGGTCCCGGGAACTCGAACGGCAGCCGATGGACTTTCTGGTCCGCCGGCTCGAGCCGCTGCTCGATGACGCTCTGGCCGCATTGGGACGCTTTCTCGGCAGCCGCCCCGATGAGCTGACGTTCGTTCCGAACGCGACCGTCGGCATGAACATCGTCGCGAACAACGTGCAGTTGCAGCCCGGCGACGAAGTACTGCTCACCGACCACGAGTACGGCGCGGTCATCCGGATCTGGGGGCGGTTCTGCCAGGCCGCCGGCGCCCGCACGGTCCTCGCACGCCTGCCGCTGCCCCTGACCTCCGTCGACGACGTTGTCGACACGCTCTTCGAGCAGGTCACGGACCGAACGAAGCTGATTGTCGTCAGTCACGTCACCTCGCAGACAGCCACGATCCTGCCGGTCGCCGCCATCTGTCGGCGGGCTCGCGAGCGGGGCATCGCCGTCTGTGTCGACGGCCCGCATGCCCCGGCACAGGTGCCAGTCGATCTGCGCGAAATTGACTGCGACTACTACACGGCCAGTCTGCACAAATGGGTCAGCGCGCCGTTCGGCAGTGGCTTTCTGTACGTGCGCCCACGTCACAAGCAGGGCCTGAAGCCCGCCATCACCAGTTGGGGACGCAGCCTGTCCGGACGCGATCCCGCCTGGCAGGACGAGTTTCACTGGTTCGGCACGTACGATCCGGCCCCGTTTCTGGCCGTTCCGGCGGCAGTTCGCTTCCTCGAAGAGATTGGACTCGACCGGTTTCGCCAGCAGACGCACGCGCTGGTCCGATCTGCCCGCGAGCGGATCATGGCCGTCACCGGCGGCGAGCCTCTTACGGCGGATTCCCCCGACTGGTACGGCTCGATGGTCACCCTGCCGCTCCCGAACGTCCCCCGTTCAGATGCCTGGCCGGGCAAGCCCCACCCGCTGCAGGTCGCGCTGTGGGAGCGGTACCGGATTGAAGTCCCGGTCTTCGAATGGCAGAACCGTCTCTGCCTGCGCATTTCCTGCCACCTCTACAACACGCCCACCGACATCGACCGGCTTGTTGAGGCGCTCTCAGAGCTGGTCTGA
- a CDS encoding PSD1 and planctomycete cytochrome C domain-containing protein has product MTVPFAPLILPVLSLVCLLAGQLSADDTSDPQGIAFFEKKIRPILVKHCYECHSSEADDVSAGLYVDSRQGLLTGGDMGAAVVPGEISDSLLIQAIEYRELEMPPEGRLPEEVIRDFRRWVRMGAPDPRNGQMPAHVAADDSDESRAEDLWSVQPIVPHDPPTTNSDWPRSSIDHFVHARHAEHGLDPVADAEPLVLLRRLCFDLTGLPPTLQQMQAIQADSSPEAFSNLIDELLASPAYGERWARHWMDVVRYAESAGSSRDVLMPHAWRYRDYVIDAFNDDMPYDRFIAEQVAGDLLPADSPEEADRLQVATGLLAIGSKSLNGGNLQLDLVDDQIDVIGKAMLGLTVSCARCHDHKFDPIPTADYYALAGIFKSTETFYGGGTRRPKDTAAKLGVYLPLGTDAEETAETLRTLNRQIAKLTKERQALGKSIARLKKALPDDWKQRRQALAQQTAEPVATEPQAAATTDDAPADDAADDATESESSPITKKDEKFLDRVTEFETAQTRLREVHKQLKELDARQKALPELEFALGVREAKKIVDSPIHIRGERRKTGEVVPRGFLSCIGDFESLTSPVTGEPVAPIDSQQSGRLQLAAWLAHPDNPLPPRVIVNRVWQHLFGRGLVESVDNFGINGSTPSHPELLDSLSWRFVHVHNWSIKSLIREIVQSRTYQLSSDYHEQNVATDPANTFLWKMSRKRLEAEPFRDAMLAAGGTLRLDRPEASPVAEIGEGEVGRGINTKPLYAPYPYRSVYLPIIRGLVPESLKVFDFPEPSNPQGARDTTNVPAQSLYLMNSPFVLEQAGQFARRVVESSEDDLKRLQNAFAIAFTREPEEPEVATMLGFLSRTHAELATEYPDEAKRTIAAWTAACHTLFASAEFRYVD; this is encoded by the coding sequence ATGACAGTCCCCTTCGCGCCTCTCATCCTCCCCGTGCTCAGTCTGGTCTGCCTTCTTGCCGGACAGCTCTCCGCCGACGATACGTCCGATCCCCAGGGCATCGCTTTCTTCGAGAAGAAAATTCGCCCGATCCTGGTCAAGCACTGCTACGAGTGTCACTCCAGTGAAGCGGATGATGTTTCCGCCGGCCTGTACGTCGACTCCCGCCAGGGACTCTTGACGGGCGGCGATATGGGTGCAGCCGTCGTCCCCGGCGAGATTTCGGACAGCCTGCTGATTCAGGCCATCGAGTACCGCGAACTGGAAATGCCTCCCGAAGGCAGACTTCCCGAGGAGGTGATTCGCGACTTTCGTCGCTGGGTCCGGATGGGAGCTCCCGATCCCCGCAATGGACAGATGCCAGCACACGTTGCTGCCGACGACTCCGATGAATCCAGGGCGGAAGATCTGTGGTCGGTGCAGCCGATTGTTCCCCACGATCCCCCCACCACGAACTCTGACTGGCCCCGCTCCAGCATCGACCATTTTGTTCACGCCCGCCATGCCGAGCACGGACTCGATCCCGTGGCCGATGCCGAGCCACTGGTGCTGCTGCGTCGTCTCTGCTTCGATCTGACCGGACTTCCGCCGACCCTCCAGCAGATGCAGGCAATTCAGGCCGATTCGTCGCCCGAAGCATTCTCGAACCTGATCGACGAGCTGCTCGCTTCACCCGCTTACGGCGAACGGTGGGCCCGACACTGGATGGATGTCGTCCGCTACGCCGAGTCGGCCGGCAGCAGCCGCGACGTACTGATGCCTCATGCCTGGCGATACCGCGACTACGTCATCGACGCCTTCAACGACGACATGCCGTACGATCGCTTCATTGCCGAACAGGTCGCCGGCGATCTTCTTCCGGCAGACTCCCCCGAAGAAGCCGACCGGTTGCAGGTCGCGACCGGCCTGCTCGCGATCGGCTCGAAGTCGCTCAACGGGGGCAATCTGCAGCTCGACCTTGTCGACGACCAGATCGACGTCATCGGCAAGGCCATGCTGGGTCTGACGGTCAGCTGTGCGCGCTGCCACGATCACAAGTTCGATCCGATCCCCACCGCCGACTACTACGCCCTGGCAGGCATCTTCAAGAGCACCGAAACCTTCTACGGCGGAGGAACGCGCCGTCCCAAGGACACCGCTGCCAAACTTGGGGTGTACCTGCCGCTCGGCACCGACGCAGAAGAGACCGCCGAGACGCTTCGCACGCTCAACCGACAGATCGCAAAGCTCACCAAGGAACGGCAGGCTCTGGGCAAGTCGATCGCCCGGCTCAAGAAGGCGCTGCCGGACGACTGGAAGCAGCGCCGCCAGGCTCTCGCACAACAGACTGCCGAACCGGTCGCGACGGAACCACAGGCCGCGGCAACTACCGACGATGCTCCGGCAGATGACGCTGCGGACGACGCGACCGAATCGGAGTCCTCCCCGATCACAAAGAAAGACGAAAAGTTTCTGGACCGGGTGACCGAGTTCGAAACGGCTCAGACCCGGCTGCGGGAAGTTCACAAGCAACTGAAGGAGCTGGACGCCCGGCAGAAGGCATTGCCGGAACTCGAGTTCGCCCTCGGCGTTCGCGAAGCGAAGAAGATCGTCGATTCGCCGATCCACATCCGGGGCGAGCGCCGCAAGACCGGTGAGGTCGTCCCCCGCGGCTTTCTCTCCTGCATCGGAGACTTCGAATCACTCACCTCACCGGTGACAGGGGAGCCGGTGGCTCCAATCGACTCGCAGCAGAGCGGGCGACTGCAACTGGCCGCCTGGCTCGCTCATCCGGACAATCCCCTGCCGCCCCGCGTGATTGTCAATCGCGTCTGGCAGCACCTGTTCGGTCGCGGACTGGTCGAATCGGTCGACAACTTCGGCATCAACGGGTCAACACCGTCGCATCCGGAGCTGCTCGACTCCCTGTCCTGGCGATTCGTCCACGTCCACAACTGGTCGATCAAGTCGCTCATCCGCGAGATCGTGCAGTCCCGCACGTATCAGCTCTCGAGCGACTATCACGAGCAGAACGTCGCGACCGACCCGGCAAACACGTTCCTGTGGAAGATGAGCCGCAAGCGGCTCGAAGCCGAACCGTTCCGGGACGCCATGCTGGCGGCGGGCGGCACACTCCGCCTCGATCGACCAGAAGCATCGCCGGTCGCCGAAATCGGTGAAGGAGAGGTTGGCCGCGGCATCAACACGAAGCCACTTTACGCGCCGTATCCGTACCGCAGCGTCTATCTGCCGATCATTCGCGGGCTGGTCCCGGAGAGTCTGAAGGTGTTCGACTTTCCGGAACCGAGCAATCCGCAGGGGGCCCGCGACACGACGAACGTGCCGGCTCAGTCGCTGTATCTGATGAACAGTCCGTTCGTGCTCGAGCAGGCCGGGCAGTTCGCCCGGCGGGTCGTCGAGTCGTCGGAGGACGACCTGAAGCGACTGCAGAACGCGTTCGCCATCGCCTTCACCCGCGAGCCGGAAGAACCCGAGGTCGCCACGATGCTTGGTTTCCTCAGTCGCACGCACGCAGAACTGGCGACGGAGTATCCGGACGAAGCGAAGCGAACCATCGCGGCCTGGACGGCCGCCTGTCACACATTGTTCGCCAGTGCCGAGTTCCGCTACGTGGACTAG
- a CDS encoding DUF1501 domain-containing protein: MTIPTPDFNRQLCNRRQMLKSATCGLGYLAFAGLAQQQAQAGPLAPKMPHHPPRARRMIFLHMRGGPSAMETFEYKPELNVREGEAGKAKNRKLVSSKWDWKRRGESGLWVSDLVKHQAEHADDLCVLSGMHTDIANHTPAMLQLHTGSFAFTRPSMGAWLLYGLGSENQNLPGFVSISPPLINGGTKNYGAAFLPAVYQGTAIGDIKTPVRQAKIGNINNPQYTSTLQREQLDVIQSLNERMARRDPADSQIDGVIESYELAFRMQSELPAVMDLSAETQSTLESYGIGDGKPSDNFGRQCLLARRMIEAGVRHVEVCDEFWDQHGGLVKGHNARAAATDQPIGALLTDLKQRGMLEDTLVVWGGEFGRTPDTARKDFDGRDHNANGYTMWMAGGGVKGGFQYGATDELGYEAVEGRVHLHDLHATILHLLGLDHTQLTYRYAGRDFRLTDVHGRVVSEILA; encoded by the coding sequence ATGACGATCCCGACTCCCGACTTCAACCGCCAATTGTGCAACCGCCGACAGATGCTCAAGTCCGCCACCTGCGGACTTGGTTACCTGGCGTTCGCCGGCCTTGCCCAGCAGCAGGCCCAGGCCGGCCCGCTCGCACCGAAGATGCCGCATCACCCGCCCCGCGCCCGGCGGATGATCTTCCTGCATATGCGGGGTGGCCCTTCGGCGATGGAGACGTTCGAGTACAAGCCCGAACTCAACGTCCGCGAAGGGGAAGCCGGCAAGGCGAAAAACCGCAAACTGGTCTCCAGCAAGTGGGACTGGAAGCGCCGCGGCGAGAGCGGACTCTGGGTCTCTGACCTGGTGAAACACCAGGCGGAACATGCCGACGATCTCTGCGTTCTGTCCGGCATGCACACCGACATCGCCAATCACACGCCGGCCATGCTGCAGCTGCACACCGGCAGCTTCGCGTTCACCCGTCCCTCGATGGGAGCCTGGCTGCTGTACGGTCTGGGAAGCGAGAACCAGAACCTGCCCGGCTTTGTCAGCATTTCGCCTCCGCTGATCAACGGCGGCACCAAGAACTACGGGGCGGCGTTTCTGCCCGCGGTCTATCAGGGGACGGCGATCGGCGATATCAAGACACCGGTCCGCCAGGCGAAGATCGGCAACATCAATAACCCGCAGTACACGTCGACCCTGCAGCGCGAGCAGCTGGACGTCATCCAGTCGCTCAACGAGCGGATGGCACGACGTGACCCGGCCGACAGCCAGATCGACGGCGTCATCGAGTCATACGAACTGGCCTTCCGCATGCAGTCCGAACTGCCGGCTGTGATGGACCTCTCGGCAGAAACGCAGTCCACACTGGAAAGTTACGGGATCGGCGACGGCAAGCCGAGCGATAACTTCGGTCGCCAATGTCTGCTCGCCCGTCGCATGATCGAAGCGGGTGTGCGGCATGTCGAAGTCTGCGACGAATTCTGGGATCAGCATGGCGGCCTGGTGAAGGGGCACAATGCCCGGGCCGCAGCGACCGATCAGCCGATCGGCGCCCTGCTGACCGACCTGAAGCAGCGAGGCATGCTCGAAGACACACTTGTCGTCTGGGGCGGCGAATTCGGACGCACGCCCGATACGGCCCGCAAGGACTTCGACGGCCGCGATCACAACGCCAACGGCTACACGATGTGGATGGCGGGCGGCGGCGTGAAGGGGGGCTTCCAGTACGGTGCGACCGACGAACTGGGCTACGAAGCTGTCGAAGGACGCGTCCACCTGCACGACCTGCACGCGACGATCCTGCACCTGCTGGGACTCGACCACACGCAACTGACGTACCGATACGCCGGCCGCGACTTCCGGCTGACCGATGTCCACGGACGGGTCGTCAGCGAGATCCTCGCATGA
- the csrA gene encoding carbon storage regulator CsrA: protein MLVLSRHRDESIIIGDNIVITIVDIRGDKVRLGIQAPTEIPVHRQEIYDAIQREKARSQNPTGNVNDAGRTE from the coding sequence ATGCTGGTACTGTCGAGACATCGCGATGAGAGCATCATCATCGGCGACAACATTGTGATCACGATCGTCGACATTCGAGGCGACAAGGTCCGTCTGGGAATTCAGGCCCCCACCGAGATTCCGGTGCATCGGCAGGAAATCTACGACGCGATCCAGCGCGAGAAGGCCCGGTCCCAGAATCCGACCGGCAATGTCAACGACGCGGGTCGCACCGAGTAA